The Phaenicophaeus curvirostris isolate KB17595 chromosome Z, BPBGC_Pcur_1.0, whole genome shotgun sequence genome includes the window GATCTTGCAATCTCCTTATAGCTGTTGCTGACATTTATGCACACAGGTCAGCATTGCTTCTGGTGCCACAATGCTGGGGTTTTGAAAGGCTGTGCTCCCCTCTCTGGGTGTCTCAGTTTCAACACGCTTCaagctgtcattttttttctagtgcaaGCAGAGCTGGGACCTGGATATTTCATGTACTGACAAGCTGAGGGAAGCAGTAGTTTCTGGGGAGACAGAGCACTGGAATGAGGCTTGCTCTTGCTGTTCACCCTGCAGGTCATACACACCACGTAGGGCTGGGCAGACAGTACCCACAGGTCTTTGCTCCAGTCAGAACAGGGGACCTTATGCTGCTGGTTTTTACACAACACTCAGGTCAGTAACTTCAGGACACTACCCCTTACTTCTCACTGGTATAAAAAGCAAGGAATGCAGGCAGATGACGCGTATATGGAAAACACCTTCACCTCTAACCCAGTTACATACCCACATCCAACTGATCTATCTGCTGTTTCACATTCTAGCACTAGCTACTGGAGAAATGCATGACTGTGGAGAGGACAAACAGATCCATCTCcatgcaggaagaaaagaacgGAATTGGTTTTATGtcccttcagtttcttttgaatTGTGAGAAGCCATGTCCCATCACACATAATCTGCTCCAAAATCCCCAGGGAAGAGGACAGGCTACAAGACAATACCGAGGGAGAGGAATCCTGTCGTGCTGGTGATGGGCTGGGCACTCTTGGTAATTCACAGTCAAGTAATGGATAGTTTCTGGGGCATACTCTGGGCTTAAAGGCAGCATATGAATGAGGCTTTCCAAGCTAACACACTTCTGTGATTTCCAGTCCTAACTGAATAACAGATGGGGATCTGATTATTGAAGCCCTTTGCATTAGCACTTATCAGATTAACTAATGAAACAGCTTAATCTTTGCCTGCATCCAGCGTCCTTTGCAAGACACGTTCAATAGGTACCCTTGGCCGTCTCCTTGTACATTCACATTCCTCCTTAAGAGTCTGTCCTGAAGCCCTTGAAGTCACCATGAGCTCTTTCTCTTGACAAACAGGACAGCAAGCGGTAAGACCTTTGCTGCGACAACTTGGACACGTCAAGACAAGCTGCCGGCAGTGCTGGCTGGAACAAAGTTTATACTGGTCCCAAAGTGTCCCGCAGTATCTGCAtgctggagggaggaggaaaagaaaaagttaacaCCCACATTGCCCCATCTCTCCTCCTTGCAGAGGGTTCTCCATGGCACTAGGGGGCTGCAATGTCTCATTTATGTGGCTATTCACAGTCTTAAGGGTCTTTAATTCCTACTTTAGCTCTTTAACTTAATCTTCCAGAACCTAGTTAATTTCTAAACTTctggttttgaagaaaaaaaaaaactaggacAGCTGTCTCTCAGGGCAAAGAAAAAGTGCTCACTAGTGCTTCCTCTAGTCCAGATCAGGCAGATTTAAAGACTCTTGCTgccaagagaagaagaaatatatGCAGCTGGTAATTAAGCCAGTATGCAGGAACATTGCCTGCTAGGGAAGGGGATGCCATGGGACTTCATTCCAACTAAAAGCAACAAGCTCATGCAGATGAGGTGTTATTTGCAGTCCTGGTAAGAGTCCTTCCGCAGCATTAGGCAGGTTTTATTCCTTTAACTGAAAGTTACAGCCTAGTTTAGCTGTACAGTCTAGAAGGTGCATACCCTACCACTTCCCTCTGAAACTTTTGTAGGGCTGGCTATGATTTGTCTAGAGTGTGTTCTGTTTCTACACCAAGCCAAGCACCTTCAAGACGTATACAGTAATTGCAAAGGAGGAATGGGAAGTTATGCTCAAAAAGTTACACATTTGGACTAAAACCAGCATTGCTTCCTAAAAAAGGGTATAGCCAAATTCCACTTACTTGTACCTGTCAactgagaggaagaaaacagatattTCATTTGCAACATCTAAAGAGTGACCCCAGACAGAAATGCTTAACAACTTCAATTGAAATTCTACAGGATACAGAAACTTATAAAGCATAGAAATAACAAGCACTGTAAAGCTTGGTGCCACTGCTCTCCCCATGCCTGTGCTGATGTGCTGTGAGATGACTGGAGTGGAGAACAGCAGACGGCAGAACTATTTAATGGTTCGGTCACTTGGCCAAGCACAATCTGATCAGCACTGTGGGCAATGACAGCAGTAGTGTCTGACACACATACATCCCCATAGCTGCAGACAGCTCATAACACCAGCTGTTCTGCAGGGGATGCTTTCTTTTACTGCAGCAGTTTGAGGGAGCTCTGTTTAGTGACTCCTttatctcatttcttttttatgtgtCAAAGCCATAGTGTTGATGATAGTTGTGAAAAGTGACAGCACTAAAAGATCCAAGTGATCTTTTACACAGACCATTTTGGCTGTCCCTATCCTGCGCTTCTTTGTGTAAACAATCTGAATAGCTTCCCAGCTTTCTGTATTTACATTATCTAGTCCTACCTGAGATGATATCTTCATTGGAACAAATGGCGTAACGATCATCAAACACAAACAGCTTCCCCCTGTAGAATCCATCTGGAAACTCTTCCAGGTACTTGTGAATTCCACCTTTCAGCTGGTAAACCTCTCTGCACACTGCCTGTTTGAAGCATATTAGCAGAAAAGCTGAAGGAGATAGCAAAAGTGGTGATGTGCCAGAGTTTCCAAAGCAAATGATGTAAATGTCAGGGGTcaacaaaaagcagcagcttcttggTGACCACCAGATGGCAACACACGCACCCACGACTGCGCTGCTTCACAATGCTGGCTTGTTGACGACAGCCCAGATGCATGTTTAATGTTACAGTCAAGACACGGCTGGTAACCTCCCCAGCTGAGGGAGGTTTGCTGCATCACAGACCAAACACTTCAGACTCTCTGTGAACTGCTGCTTATTCTGTCTTCATGTAGTGAGCTGTTAGCAGAAGCAGAATTTCTCAAGGTTCATGTTGgtgcagcagagaaaaagaaataatcaggGCTTAAAACTGGAGAACTTGTGTGATGTTCCCTTACTCTTGAAGGAGAAGACTAGGATAGAAAGCACAACTACAACGAGGCAGCGTGCTGGATTTAATTCCACAACACTGGGAAAGAACCAACTAGCTGATTTTCATCACCCTAAAATGCTTAAGCTGTGCAGTAATGGCCACAGAACACAAGCTAAAGACAGGGTGTGGAAACTGCAGAATGCTCTCAGGCCCTCCTAAAACACCAGTACAATGGGCATGGCAGATTTACCTCTTCTCAGCAAAAAGGttatataattattttcaaagactAATCGCTGCAGTGACACAGTCCATGCAGACGATCCTGAGCTGCATTAAAGTACCTGTGACCTTGACAGACAGCATGAGGTATGCATGTAGCGCCATTCATCTCCCCACCTGCTCACTGAGCAGTCTGTACTCAATAAGAATTtaccagcaaaagaaaagacagctgCCCTTTAAGCAGTCTTGACACTTGTGCCCTTGGAATGACATCTCACCTTGCTCCGTAGGTAAGCAGAGCCTCTTTCACAACGAATCCCTCCTGTGCAGTACATCAGGACGCGCTTGTCTCTAAAAAGCTCCAGGTTTTCATCTACATAGCTGGGAAAATAGCTGAACTTCCTGATGTCTGGAGCCAGACAGCCCTGGAAATGCCCCTGCAATAATAACAGATGGCCATGCGACTGGTTACAAGCAGTTCTTTTGTAAGCCCTGTGCCTCAAACTAGAGGAAGTAATAAACCTCTGGGCCAGAACTCTCAGTTCACTGCAGCTGCTTTAGGCGGTTCCTCAGCTGCATTTAGGCATCAAAATATCCATTAAAATCTGTTACAGGATTCCAGACACAGCATGTCTCTATCCTCCCTCAGAAAAGGGAGCTAAGCAGAACAGAACCATCAAGAGTCTGTGAACCACTATGCTGCAGGAGGGCTGGTGGGTGTGACAGCAGGGTGCCCCTGTTCTTTTTTGACACATGGGACAAGGCAAAAATGCTGGAAAACATCATTTAAATATTACACTACTTTTACTTTAAACTGCATGGTATTCACTGCTGATGTATGGACcactttgtctttttcttgccCCAAGCCATATAAGCACTTAGCCAGGCAGGCTCCATGCGGAGTCACAGAGCAGATTCTCTGCTGCTTGTGTCTAATATTCATTACTAAACTGAACTTTGTACATAATGCAGTCAATCTGGAACATGGCATTTCTTCTTCCAGTAAGGTTACACCTGCACAATGTGAAGCACCCCAACACCTGTAACACACTGCAGGAAGCAGGCAAACAACACTTACTATTTTACTTTCATAGAAGTTCCTACAGTCCAGCAAGATAGTATCGCTTTGTCCTTGACTGGCCTGAGACAAATACTGTTCTACTTCTCTATGAAATTCCCGAGGGGACAGATGTAttcctttaacaaaaaaaaaaaaaaaaaaaaaaagaaagagaaaaaaagaaggtaaatagaaagaaaaaaaagagaaataaaaagagaagcaagaagcaGAACAACAAAATAATGTTGCATATGATGTCATTGATCCAAATTCCCTCAGATTTCCAACGATTTTCTGCGGTAGTTCACAGACTTTTCATCCAACTCAACCAGCCAAGCTTACTCATGTTTGGCTTCCTATTGGTAAACGGAAGAAAACACAACACTGTTCCACGTGACGGAAGATGCAGCAGACAGGTGTCTGTCTGTATAATCTTTGTTAAGTCCCCCTGGCAACCCTTACACtttcaaaacaaactaaaaaatgtttccctcaCCTCTGCTCAGCTTTCATTATGTTTGGAGGTACAGAAGCATacagaaatgctattttttcaATTGAAGTCTTCTCTATGGATAACAATGTAGAATTTCCACATGCGTGTATTACTTGTAGTACAACTTCAACTTACATGAAGTTTCTCAGCTTTCAAGTAGCTTAAGAGTTGGGTCTCCCAGAGCTTACTGAAACCCCAAAAACCTCCCCCACCAAAATCCCATGCCTTACTTAAAAAATGACCCTACAAGCCACCCACCCAAATGGTAGGAACAATCTCCATAAAATGATGTgagacaggaggaaaaaaaaaaaaaaaaaaaaaaaaaaggaggaaataaacaTCCAAACAGACATCCTACAAGGCAccaaaaaaatgaggaaaaaaaatcctctgccAAAACTGATGAGAAACATAGGGATGGGGAAAACCACAAACAGACACTGGAAATTCAGCATCAACAAAACCTCTTGGTGGAAATAAACGTACAAAATCTGCCCTGACAATTGCTATTTGCTGTGCTCCTGCTTACCACCTACGTAAGTGTCCTCAGCTGAGGCACAGCCAAAACCATCTTATCCGGCATAATCCATACTAAGCAGCTATAGGtagcagaaaacaaatgcatcCTGTGTTAGGGCAGCGGTATGAACCTGATTCAGAATCTGGCTCTGCTTTTAGTGTAAAAGGCAAGAGTATGGCTGTTAAATTCAATGCCCATAAAGCCAGGTCAGCAGCCCCTAACATAAGAAAATTTGTTTACTCAACTGTAAGCTTCAGTGGGATTctaacattttctaaaaaaatgctCTCACCATCCGCAGCACCAGAATCCGCTGGATCCACAAGAAGTATCCATGGAAACCTCTTCCTAGACAGCTTGGGTCTTACTGCAAGCTAACCATGACAGAGCATTTGAGCCCTTTATATGGTGTAATTTCTGAGTGGTCTCAAGCACCTTCGGAATATTTAGAACATGCATGAATAAATTCAAACATTGAAATGTCTTTCCCAAGACATGTAGCTTCACCTTACATTAGCCTTTAGCAGGTGGCTAATGACTTCCTCCCTGACAAAAGCACAGGTATGTCCCTACCCCAAAACAAGGTAACTGCTTGATGTCATTTGAAATGTTACTGTTTGTCACAAGACAGAAGattaattctaattttttttaagccaacCAAAACCTGGGCCAACAAATTCCCTGCACCAGTACCTTTAGACTACCAGTAAGAGATGAATTGCCACATCTGATTCTTCTGTCCTGGCCACTGtgcagaaggaaatgtttttgaTGAAGGTACTTTATTTGTCACCTAGCTCTTCACTGAGAggctttatttttcatgaaatcAACTTACCGGTTTCTTTATACGACACTATCTTTGGATCAATACCCATAGGTACAATTTCTTTGAATACTCCAACTCGAAGGTCTGGGAAACAGTGAGCTCCTCCTGCACTGCTCtaggaaataaaacacaaaaccaatcTACCAAAATTTGCCAGGTGCCAAGATTAAAATTATCCATTTGCTTTAATTTCTACAACTCACTAGAATATCACAGGAtgatagaatgttttgggttggaagggaccttaaaaatcatccagctccaacccccctgccatggggagggacactttccactggatcaagttgctcaaggccctgtccagcccggccttgaacacgtccagggatgaggcagccaggacttctctgggcaacctgtgccagggcctcaccaccctcacagtaaaacaattCTTTctaacgtctaatctaaatctaccctcttaaTGAAAGTGTCTTAGTGGCTGAAGGAAGGGAATATAAGGAATATAAAGaatacaaggaagaatttcttcactatgagagtggtgaggcacaggcacaggttgcccagagaagctgtggctgccccatcccgggaggtgttcaaagccaagttggatggggccttgggcagcctggtctggtgggagatgtccctgcccataagTGGGGGAGGGGaattacatgatctttaaggtccctttcaacccaaactattccatgactCTAATATCTCTCCCACTGAAATCCATGTCAAATCCTGAGGTTCCTTAGGTGTCTTAGGCCCAGTGACTGCCATGCATGTGAGACAGGCACCATGTGGCATGAGGTGCCAAGGCAAGGAGGAATGGGAAGGAGAACAGATATGAGTCAGAAACAACGTCACCAGCACCTATTGTGAGACAGTCAAGGCCCCTACAAGGTGTGCTGATCCCTATAACAAATAATCTCCAGGAACAGACCATATTGACACATCTGGGCCCTCCAGCACTCTTCAGCCCCCTTGGCCCCTGACGCAAGCACAGACAGACCTCTGGTCATGACAAGTGTGATGGGAACTTCAGTGGTTCATGAGTGTGAAAGAGACGTGGGTGAGCAGCCAGGCTGAAGATTTGTTAACAGTGGAGTTCGACACCACTCTCTGCTCCAAACTCAAGCGCAGGATTTCCCCTTTGGAGGTCTTGGCAAGCTCTTTTTGTTAGGCACCCCTGCTGCAGGCAATATAATTAGAGAATTCCTGCAAGGCCGAGCCTCAAACATGGCTTAGGCACTATCAAGCACATAAGCACTCAAACAAAAGCGCTGTGCTGTCCAGCTCTGTCCTAACTATCATGGAAATCAGACTGCAGCATCTACAGTGGCCACTGAATATTTTCAGTACCCCAAAAGCAATTTTCACTCCAATTTGTCCATGTCTTCATGGCACAGGGACTTGAAACTCACACTTACTTCGGTATAGAGCATGCAGAGGAACTGAGACAGAAAATGCCATCATGTATTAACACAGGAATGTCAATGCCCAGGGAGATTGTGCAGGCCTGGAGGCTTTTGCTATGGTCAAGGTAAAATACTAtccttattttggttttgtacaTCTCGCTGTAACAGGTCACGTTTACGCTTGAAATTCAGCCAAGCACAATAGACAGCAGAAAAGCTAAGACTGAATCAGCACTGCAGCTTTGCATAGGATTTTAGTTTCACTAACTCTCTTTGATCCAGTTATTTATGGATAACAACGTAATACTCCCTGCAAATAAAAACTGTGGAAATGAGAAATGCTaataaaagcagctgcttttgttCCTCACAGAGGAAACGGTACCCACAGCGCTGGGGCAGCAGGGCCTACCAGAACGCCATACAGTATGAGCCACAGCTGCCACTGCTATCTGAAGACAGCAATTGGCACATACGCTCAGGCTCAAGCAGAAGTCAGCACCTCACTCTCCTTCTGGGAAGCCTCTAGCTGGGATAGGGAGAAACCTCTTCACTCTGCTTGGGTATTTTCTCTAGAAGACACCCAATTCGTGGAACTGACAGTGCACCTGTACGGACACCAAAGCCTGCGTGAACCTACACCAGTATACTTGTAAGCAAGGATCTCAAATCAGGgtgaaaggagggtgtgggaATAGTTTCCTAGGTAAGTGTATGTTCTGATGGTTTTGGCAGTTAAGTTGGAGTAACTGCTTGCTGAGGAATGGTAGGGCTGAAGCACATTCCCTCATTCACATGTGAGGGGGCCATAGCTGCTAAAGCATGCAGCAGCTGCTATCACTGCTCATAATAACTGCTACTGCTTGTGAATATCAGCAAAGACAACTACGCAAAGTAAGACTGGCAAACTTTGGCTTAGATCAGTGGTAGGAGAGCAGAAACTCCTAGAGCAGAAGTAATACTATCAAGAAGCAATGTgcttatttctaaaaaaataaacatcctGCATTAACAATGTctatatagaaaatatttttactgtaccTTAAAATCCTCTTGACACAAAATGTCTTTGAACAGAGGCTGAGAAAGCATAACTTCAATGTAGA containing:
- the TSTD2 gene encoding thiosulfate sulfurtransferase/rhodanese-like domain-containing protein 2, with translation MVPGEAAPPGPGPGSGSPAGSAAPEAAARKQRALARRKAFSLFVKGKEVPPAARCPGARWRCCRQAFGELPGIHRHVALHHGGDIGRAAATPAAAEESPARHHGPGSGPEICCALPDTSRFRQDELSSKVGEVLLYYCYCEVKDPEKLCAWQRALCQHLHLTGKVRVASEGINGTVGGSKVAVRLYIEVMLSQPLFKDILCQEDFKSSAGGAHCFPDLRVGVFKEIVPMGIDPKIVSYKETGIHLSPREFHREVEQYLSQASQGQSDTILLDCRNFYESKIGHFQGCLAPDIRKFSYFPSYVDENLELFRDKRVLMYCTGGIRCERGSAYLRSKAVCREVYQLKGGIHKYLEEFPDGFYRGKLFVFDDRYAICSNEDIISACRYCGTLWDQYKLCSSQHCRQLVLTCPSCRSKGLTACCPVCQEKELMVTSRASGQTLKEECECTRRRPRVPIERVLQRTLDAGKD